Genomic segment of Harmonia axyridis chromosome 6, icHarAxyr1.1, whole genome shotgun sequence:
ttcagcttcccgggtcagggagctcctggaatctgcggtgggcaggagtcgattcaactctcctgataggtgaatcgctaggaattcacctaccgctacccttttattattattattattattattattattattacttattaTAACCTATTCACACGAATTTGACAATCATTGTTGTTGGTTTCAAATAATATCTCGTTATAACTCATCGAaagaaatttaataacaaattgagaaaaatttatCTTATCACATGAATTTGACAATTATTGTTGCTGAATCCAAATAATTTGCAGATAtggttcattaaaaaaaattcaccttCGAATTTGGCGGACCAACTAGACAATGATTAATATGATTTGaactaatttgaaataattcgagATAATTACCTACCTATAATTCTTAATAATATGCAGATATAGTACAGCCACCATAAGCGCATCAGCCAAAATCGAAACACGCGCGGGGGTCAGAGATTAAATTGCACTTGAACCCATTTTGTATATCTACTCACAGCTAAGTCGGAAATTTGCATCATTGTTTTCACTGTTTGGAAATCAAAATACCTTCTTGAATTTATCGATTCTTATTGAACCCTGTGctgaaattgaaggaaaagtgcattgtttttctttttcattttttttattatcacgtTTAATGAAAATGTTATAGTCAGGCTCAAACGTGATGAAAATGACCAAtgagattttatatttattaattaagAATTAACAATCCACATAACTGGCAACatattcaaaaatcatcatcaCTATTTGTTTGAAGTGGTGCCTTATTTCCTGTCATTATTCTCGAAGGAGCCTTTTTTTCCATCGCTGAAACCTCAAAGGCCAGCGATTCATCTTCAGAATTCATCAACTCAGGCTCGTCCTTATCTAGAAACAGTTCTTCAGATTCAGAGTCAGTACTGAGATCCAGTGATGATGCACTCCTTGATCTTGGAGGTTGcatttcaccaaatgctttcgGCTTATCGTTTCTAATTCTgcctaaaaataataaaacatcaGTTAACGCGTAACATTATATATAAGAAAGTTATTGCTCGACAATCTCGaatcgaacaatttttcattcttataaTTTTGCCGGCGAATTAATTGGTGCTATTGCCATATAATGTGAGAAAGGATGAATTTTGCATTACGATAATTTTTGGCTTAATTCTAGAAAAACTATTGGGGAGCTCTGATATAGCTTCGGCTATTTCAGAACGCGATTAGAAAATCTATTGAATTATGTATGAcatgttaaataaataaataaccttTATTCTATGCCTTCAGATACAAATTAATTAgatataaaaaacaatttttcattatcaaCATCAACTTGGACAAAAATAGGGAAAAAATGCACCATTGAAACAGAACATAACTTAAAGTAACACAATTCTCAATTTTTATCACTAAAGGAAATTCTTGTTTGTGGTATGATAataatctcaacaaaaaattaaactttgtCCCGAAGCTTGTATGAGCTTTACCTCCTCACTTATCACAtaagaacaaatataaaaatatatagacATACGCACATTCAGGTCAAAGAAGCATTCTTTATATCGATCATAttcgaaatgaagaaacgatGCTGCGAAAAGATCCACCTCTTtatcttatttatgaaatagtTTGGGTTACGGATGGCTTTCAAGTCCGTGGGTATCATATTGAATGACCTTGGCGCAAGGAAGAGAAAAGATCTTTGTACAATAGTTTTCTCCATCCTAGGCCCTAGGGCCTAGGCACATAACAGTTTTGCATCAATGATCGGgttgaaatgttaaaaaaaatttccccttttgaaggtaataagCTTGGATGAATATCACATATAtcttttatattaattttgcTAATACATCTTTCACATCGACAACGATGTCAAAAATGTATCAGCTAATATATTAATATTAGCCCGTTTGGTTTTAACcaggaatatttttgaaaatatgtgagTCATTTATTACTCCCGAACAATTATAAAGATACCAAACAGAAAGAAAGCTTTCTTAATTCTTCAAAATGCAACCAACAATTCCGGTCACATATAGTATATCGATACCATATAAAACAGCTCTTATAATCTGAGGTAAACCCAAGGGCTTAGAAATGGGGAGGGGTACTAGGGGTGAAtaccccccccccaagatttccaaattacTTATCAAATCacgaattctcgcaaagacgaacaactaaaatttttccataaaatgaactaataatcattttacttttcttcgAAGTCAACAGGGCAgtgaaaaatcggacccttttacggtttatgctttcaagatgagtacttttattgcacaagggcacgtctatgtccgaggtttattattttcctttatctatccgcttcctcggcctcttatttgccatctgtgatttttgcattcgtcatcggtatacacttacctgttgttttcggttttttgaataattttcgtcATAAAATTTCTATCCTCTAATCAATGAATTGAACtaagtttttcaaattaattaatttgaatagaCCTTAGATATTCCAgatcaaagttttcatcatgtcatatgctaattttgaatgcaaatccacagggtgatatattttcctGGAAGAGAGCCTGATTTTTTGCTTCGAAATTCTTTTTTGGTGTACCGCTGATAGcttaaaaaatgtgaaaagaaactttggtccaataCTGCACTTTTAGTTTGCTAAAATTTTATCGTTtttgctatcgatttcgagaaaaatatttcaaacaactcaggaaaatccaaaattataaagatccagctagtaagctgtaatgaataaatgaatcataagttttggtacttatttacccactctgtagcgaagatttgataaactgatataagcatcgcTAAAAActtcctgtatctcgaaaacaaagcgtttgagggTTTATTTTCTTGGGACTTTTTATTGCTGAAATAATcaaaggaatctctcattttcctccgtaactctaatttaggaacatccagtaTGAGGTAAGAACtaccgaattggtaataaaaaatattattttcagtaatttgtaacttcgttatcaaacttttttctcacattacagatgagtaaacgttgtgatcgacaaattttttttggataccTCCTCcaagaaaaagaaagatctcTGCCCTTAGGTAAACCTCTGGTCGACAGAAAGATAtatgttttcattcaattttgtattttatattcgaaaaacatgaaaattttcattgatgaCTGAGATATTTTTGCTCAGaaggtttttaattacaaaTCGAACAAATATGCGAATACATGAGAAATTACCTTACGAGGGAAGAAAAACTCTCAGATCTTACAAATTTGTCAATTCTCGAACATTTTGAGAGGATAGGATGGACGGTACAAATAAGTGTAATTTTAAAAACTGAAGGGTTTTCCGATAAGTAGTatcatttttctataaaaaaacaatgagtatattttgagaggaATTGATGGGTGTTCTAAAAAAAAGCTATGCCATTAACGACGAAAAATTACATCAGCCAAATCGCCCCCAAGGCTACAGTTGCAGCATCATATTCTTTTCGTGAAAATTTCCATGATCAATTCGCATATTTGCGGCTGTATATTCTcgaatttcatctttatgaTCTCGAATCGATCGTGGAGTATTGACATAGACCTCATTCTATACCTGGCTCCAAAGAAAAAtgtctagaggtgttaaatcacaagatctgggTGGCCAATTGTCATCTACCTCTTCGAGATATAAGACGGACACATAACTTTCCTTGCAAAATTGAGATTATTTCTTGAGTCCTTGTATTAACTGAACTTTTGAAACCTTAATACATGAGTCTTCATTCAAAATACTgagtaatgtcgtttgtggataGTCCGATTTCGAAGATCGACGAGGAACCGAAAAATCTGGGTTGTCATCAGCATAACGGACTACAGCAACAATATTCTCAGTAGTTCTCAAGCTCCGCcaacggtttcgattcttcacatcacttctTTGTCcagatcaaatttttccactagTTTAATTATTGCCAGTTGACAAGGTGGTTCACGATGACCCTACTGTGACTGCAATATTTTCGCAATTTTCATTGTGAATTTTTTAAGtgcgttgttgaagcttgtGTCGTATTATTTTTAGTAATAGCATAGTTCTCACATGTCAAATAtcgaaagatgacagcttcagaaTTGAAAGCTGCCCAGATAgtggactattcaaaatgaaaaatcttagTGGTAAACTCTTAATATGATTATCAAAATGATCCCAACATTGTAAGAAAATAAACCAGTGGATGAACCCTTATTAGAACAAATCATCAAAATGCAGTTCTGAGCTCTTATCAATCGGCCTCAATAACCGACAATAACAAACTCTTGGTCAAGCATGACGCTTGTTAAgcaaatttcttaaaaaaaattaatgcattACCTCCAGTTCCAGCTCGGGGTCGTTTTTGTTTACTCTGAAATTTGTCTTCTTGCTCGATATCGTCATCAATGAAAACGTGGTCGGGATCCATCTTATCATCAAAGGGAATCGTTTCTATTCGAGGCGAAGACAACATCATTTGTTTCTCATAATGTGCTCTCTCTACTTCAGCGAAGAGATTTTCAAGATGATTCAGGCTTCTCAGCTTTGTGGAATATTGTCTGAAAAGTTCTTCTAATTCCTTCTCGAGAGCTGTGAATTCATCAAGAAAAGCTGGCCTAGAGATAATGAAGAAAATGTTCGAAACAGTTGGAGTATATTTTCcatggtaataataataataataaaccgacttttttcaacaaatgtacatacatttgCCCTGAAAAGGCAATGGttgattcatttgaataatttcagttAATTCCGGTTAATATTTGAAGAGGTGAATTTTATCGAGTGTTATgtgataaatttgaaattcacaATTATCAGGAACTTTAACTTAAGTTCTTTTCctcaaaagaaatatataattGGGCTAACCTCACTTTCTTCAACGTCTGCAATCTCTTCTCATACCGATCAATCTCAACCTTCCTCCTCTCTATCTTTGCATCCAAATTGGCTTCAGTAGCCGAAATATTGCTAATCAGTTCTGTTGTATCCTTGATGTCTTCGTTTATTATATCGATAGCTTTCTTGACACCACTTTCAACATCATTTATTTCGAATTGTCTAGAAATACTCCTCTGTCTGTGGAcctaatattcaaaaatttaaaaaagattaaagaaaatttaaaagatAATTGTTTTCATTCTGTGCGGGAATTTCTCGAtctcaatttttgaattttatacacAGTGTTTCTCAAACTCGTAACAGTGTTTGTTGTATACATTTAACTCATGTTATACATGTGTTGATTCTCGACTTTCCGTGTTACATCAATATTCGTATGGTATTAATTTCGTATGGTATAATAGGATGGGCAGGTGTTTTTGACACACACAAGAGAACCATAGATgttctccaaaaaaatatcatcaaagtAATGTacaggaaaaaaattatattctctaGTGACAGTATATACAGTTTAGCTAAAGTATTAGATATAAGACAAATTTTTGCTCAAAGGATTATCATACatattaaacaaaataaaatttccatcACACAAAAAGGACACAAATACCCTACGAGAGCTGGAGACGACAACAAAAATTATGAGAGACCCAGGGCAGAAAAAGGAATAGGACAGAGATGTGGTGAATAAATAGCTGCAAGATTATACCCGATcgtaccaaaagaaataaaagaaattaataatgaaaataaattcaataaagaatTAAAGATATGGCTGATAGAACAAGACCGAATTGTGAtacataaaattataaattccaCTTAAAAAGAGAAAAGGAAAAGGAGAAACgatggagagaaaaaaacacaCCACTAAAGACGAAAGGGGGGAAAAGATCCGAGAAAAAAAAGTCACCGATGAAGACGAGGAAAAACTGATGAAGAGACGTACCTATACCGACTGAGACAGGGATCAATTAgagttgaaatttatttatcatttgtTATGTATAGTTGCTagtttttcagttttcttgttGCTGTCAAATagggaataaataataatttgaatgctgTACACAGTTATTATCTCAGTGTTAATAACTCACAGCTTTATTTTCTGTAGtgtattttgtatttttactgaataaactttattttattCTATTCGATCgtggaaataaatattataaatgaGGAAAGTACTGAGGTGAAAcctttgagcgctcgttcatccTCCAATTGCACCCAACGAAACCACATAagtatatagggtgtcccataagtggcacgtcacagtgacaccggaggtaggtcagctaaagagggacctaaccagcctatcATGACCcgagtaaaagttgcatggttttcgagttattaccaaattacgttttttagtgaattttcaccttttttaacattgtcagggtcagaattctgctggaaagctctcgaagcttattttttttgttgtaatggaatcttaaataattatttaagatgacatgagtatgattctgtcaaaaagttatgtggatttccgtaatttaatggataaatcttgatttcaattgctagcaaaacgagaacttcgactttggacacctgctgtgaaaaaaaaatccttgaaacaaaacgagcaagtaacatcaaaaaatttggcattttagacagatttagaaatggtacaatacacgaatcttatgcccataaaactaggtattttcatcattttaccgatgccctacttaactaagttgaaactaggaatcccgctatcaggtaattttgccgcttgctatgacattacatttgataccgggctttgttattatttgttaaagtcacaatagggaaaaaaaaggattaggggaagcgaaaaaggaatattattggaaaaaaaggtaaattaattaaaaacagactcaactttcgattatttatttaattcttaaatctaacttacagtaaatgttcaaactgtttccctcggactctaatgcataaatgacaccgttttataaaattacgattcaattttcttaaactaattgtAAACtaagtgtatgcaaaaccaataagaagcgaggaagaattgcgtgaacgcgtattcgacgcagcccggaccatatcgaaaattagtttaagaaaattgaatcgtaattttataaaacggtgtcatttatgcataagagtccgagggaaacagtttgaacatttactgtaagttagatttaagaattaaataaataatcgaaagttaagtctgtttttaatcaatttaccttttttttcaataatattcctttttcgcttcccctaatccatctttttccctattgtgactttaacaaataataacaaagcccggtatcaaatgtaatgtcatagcaagcggcaaaattacctgatagcggggttcctagtttcaacctAGTTGAAAATatctagttttatgggcataagattcgtgtattgtaccatttctaaatctgtctaaaatgcccaattttttgatgttacttgctcgttttgtttcacggatttttttttcacagcaggtgtccaaagtcgaagttctcgttctgctagcaattgaaatcaagatttatccattaatttacggaaatccacataactttttgacagaatcatactcacgtcatcttaaataactatttaagatttcattacaacaaaaaaaataagcttcgagagctttccagcagaattctgaccctgacaattttaaaaaaggtgaaaattcactaaaaaacgtaatttggtaataactcgaaaaccatgcaacttttactggggtcatgttaggctggttaggtccctctttagctgacctacctccggtgtcactgtgacgtgccacttatgggacaccctgtatatagcttTACATCTCTGAGGGTGCTCGAAATTTATTACTAatcttgaaatggttattcacGGAAAATATTAACCCGAAATAATGACAAATTCTTTTCCAGAATTTTCGATGGTTATGAACAATATGATAAGCTTTTACACCCCTAGGTTCTTCCGGTATCGCCGGAAGGTAGGGTAAAACCGAATTTAAGGAAGGATTCGTAATGAGTGAGTCAAACCCCATCCTTTCAGATGATTTCCggctaaaaattcgaaaattacagacactgTGATGAAAAGATATAGCAATCGGTTCCGAGGTCAAGCAGTCAAAAATGGATATCAGTACACAAGTCCATAACTTACTCTCAGGTCGACTTCTTTTCCGAGTAATTCAAATAAAGAAGCACCCGTTGTTGTTATTTCTGAGGCGAGTTGGCGAGATAACTTCAATTCTCCAACCTGCAAATTGAAAACAGAGGAATTATTATTATGCCATGATCAATAACATAAATATCAAGTCGAACATGTGATAATGATACAATTTGTAGAacttatgaatataaaattatatcCTAAAGAACCCCTTTCCTCAGTTCTGAAAGTGATTTATTCGGTgtaatattaaaattttatttcgaaagaatCAGGCTTAATTCTTAGGAAAACTTGCAATGATTTTAAATgattcaattaattttatgcTACTGAAATTTGCAAAGAAgaggtaatttgtcaattcatcgtacgtGATTGGTCACCGATGAATCGGCTGCGGGGTATGTGTTTACCTAGAGAAAAGGACAGagtgaattttttgaaagatcttCAATAACTGTTGAGACTTCAGAAAAGATACCTacgttgttttagatttcagctaTTACTAGCTGAATTACAGATTTAAAATTTACTTTATGAGCGAGAATTGTGTTGGGATTCTCCGTAAGTGTTCACAttaatatttgcattcaaaaagTAATAACCCCACCaggaaaaatgaattaaatttgaaacagtagtcaTCCATCTTATAGAAACATATTCAGATTTGGTGAAATTCTTTTAtgtgtcaaataatttcaatgaaactcCTTCTCATGTAatcattttttgtattatttcttgCTTAGAAATCAGAGAGGGAGTTGTTTATACAGGTTAACATATTTTAATATAGTTGTGCATTTCCTCAAAGGATCGGAGCATTATGAAGAACAACCTCACTTGGGATTGAAATATCGTAAGAATATACCTCGGGATTGAAAACTTAGAAAGGAGTACCTCTGTCTGTTGAAGACAGATATGGGTGTGGCAAGCCTGGGGCCCCAGCTGGGTACTTCACCTAAAGAAGCGTGTGGTCCCTGCAATAAAGGGACAAAAATGTTGCAGGAGATAGCCTTGGAAACCTCGTTGGTCAGTCGAGGTAAAAAAGACTCTATGGGAAGTTGCAGTAATGGCAAGTGGCAACCCATAGTAGAGCCTCAGCAACCCCAGGTAAGTTTTGGAAATCGCAGCGCCACCCGCCCCTCTCTCAGCTACTACTGGGAGAGGGATGAACCAGATGACGGAGGGGAGCCCCCGGTATCTGGTCATCAAAAGAAAAGATTAAAATTGAGAACATATTATATGGTTCAACTGGCGAAGTTAATCGTGTAAGAAATATAAATATGGGACTACCGAATTCTCCAAATTCCTCAATTTTCGATAAATATAACGATTGTTTTGTAGAAATAGTCTCTATGATTTTTTCCAGAAAACATTTGAAAATGAGTAATTTGGGGGATTCGATGTTGAAGTGACTCCACACACCCAGGTGAATCAAAGTAAAAGTCGATCTACTCAACTGAACAATGGAAGAAATCAAAGAAGGCCTAGAAAATCAAGGAGTTGTTGATATCAGGAGACTAAAAACGAAAAAGAACGGAATATTAGTTGATACTCCTGGacaaatattgacattcaatatACCTAATCTTCCAAAGAAAATAGACATTCTTATATATGAAAGAGTCGAAATACGTCCATATATTCCCCCACCTATGAAGTGTTGCAAATGTCAAAAGTTTGGCCATGTAGCTTCGAAATTTACAAACATCGGAATTTGCATATGTGGTCAACCGAAACACCCAGAAATAATGGCTTGTAGTAAACCATTCAAGTGCCCTAATTACGAAGGGGAACATTTGAGTACTGACAAGAGATGCCCTACTTACATTTTTGAGAAGTGTGTATAAGAGATAAAAACCCTCGAAAATGAATCATACTTCGTGTTACGTGCTCAAagtttgtattgaaattttccatcatTTATAGgttaatgttattttttatatttcgaacTGCGTGCATTAGCGCTACCTGTGTCAACTGTCGATCATAGATATTTGAGTGAGAGAAATTTACGGGCCAGGGACTCTGTGATTGTGAAAATTTTGGTTAGGAGCTGATGGTGATCATTTgcgatttctcgaattttcgaCTTTGAGTCATCCATTGTGGGATTTATTTCGTCAATCATATTTTGTGCATTATTGACAATCGAAGCCCTTTTCCGTTTTGAAGA
This window contains:
- the LOC123682795 gene encoding clusterin-associated protein 1 homolog translates to MSYRDIRNFLEMNRALGFHSLISVESFRFSNFPLVAELLVWLVKRFDADVNIPLQISTEDERVQLIRNAAQFMAIKANIKLNTKRLYQADGYAVKELLKITSLLYDALNVEIEEKEDNFNRSDIDMRDFDITDKVGELKLSRQLASEITTTGASLFELLGKEVDLRVHRQRSISRQFEINDVESGVKKAIDIINEDIKDTTELISNISATEANLDAKIERRKVEIDRYEKRLQTLKKVRPAFLDEFTALEKELEELFRQYSTKLRSLNHLENLFAEVERAHYEKQMMLSSPRIETIPFDDKMDPDHVFIDDDIEQEDKFQSKQKRPRAGTGGRIRNDKPKAFGEMQPPRSRSASSLDLSTDSESEELFLDKDEPELMNSEDESLAFEVSAMEKKAPSRIMTGNKAPLQTNSDDDF